One region of Fusobacterium periodonticum 1_1_41FAA genomic DNA includes:
- the recJ gene encoding single-stranded-DNA-specific exonuclease RecJ: protein MKKNTKWIVENKINYERIFENKGEKKLDFVIESLIENRNLSLDTNFDFNPFDLKDIDIAVKRIFKAIENNEKIYIYGDYDVDGITSVSLLYLALSELGGNIDYYIPLRDEGYGLNKDAIQSLKEEEANLVISVDCGINSIEEINLANELGLDFIITDHHEIIGNLPKAFAVINPKREENIYSYKYLAGVGTAFMLVYALYSKLDRLNDLEKFLDIVAIGTVADIVPLTSDNRKFVKRGLKLLNSTRWIGIKQLLRKVFPEDWDTREYCSYDVGYLIAPIFNAAGRLEDAKQAVSLFIEEDGFKCLTIIEQLLANNSERKNIQKKILEASVAEIEKKELYNKNLILVANKSFHHGVIGIVASKILDKYYKPSIIMEIKESEGVATASCRSIDGLNIVECLNSVSDILVKYGGHSGAAGFTIKIENIEEFYQRVDKYIGENFSKDLFVKNIKIENILAPYKVNYEFLRELEILEPYGAKNHTPIFAFKNCEYENLRFTRNSTEHLMLDIKKDNYYFKNCIFFGGGDYYDIIANSKKIDVAFKLKLETFKDRYMCKLQLEDIKNSMENTDFNDNYLELNGRDISFPIRTVVYPKRPDVENPLNLIFNDYGLAITKDRTIIENIDVNLANILKVLKNEFNYNFSVEIEKKYLKTENINLHLKIDIDRNIILKTFPVKEALIFQEIKKELISNFDYNSIQKKVLASIFKDKKATLVVMEKGRGIRTIIETIKKYYLYKGKTISINDSSKKADFYIFTFDFKHEVDLENVMQTIGKYNSNNVLIITNKEFELPKFNTIKDEYTVAKNIEYLPYSEIDKIKKSDIFYYPFLTNEEKEKILNLISQEKKIFSTREIIVHF, encoded by the coding sequence ATGAAAAAAAATACTAAATGGATTGTAGAAAATAAAATAAATTATGAAAGAATTTTTGAAAATAAAGGAGAAAAAAAATTAGACTTTGTCATTGAAAGTTTAATTGAAAATAGAAATTTATCTCTTGATACAAATTTTGATTTCAATCCTTTTGATTTAAAGGATATCGACATAGCAGTAAAAAGAATTTTTAAAGCTATTGAAAATAATGAAAAAATTTATATTTATGGTGACTATGATGTCGATGGGATAACTTCTGTTTCTCTTTTATACTTGGCTCTTTCAGAATTAGGTGGAAATATAGACTACTATATTCCTTTAAGAGATGAAGGTTATGGACTAAATAAAGATGCCATCCAAAGTTTAAAAGAAGAAGAAGCTAACCTAGTTATAAGTGTTGACTGTGGAATTAATTCAATAGAAGAAATTAATTTAGCCAATGAATTAGGTTTAGATTTTATCATAACCGACCACCATGAGATAATTGGTAACTTACCAAAGGCTTTTGCTGTTATAAACCCAAAAAGAGAAGAAAATATCTATAGTTATAAGTACTTAGCAGGTGTTGGAACAGCCTTTATGCTTGTCTATGCACTATATAGTAAGTTAGATAGACTAAATGATTTGGAAAAATTCTTAGATATTGTTGCCATAGGTACTGTTGCTGATATAGTTCCTTTGACTTCTGACAATAGAAAATTTGTAAAAAGAGGTTTAAAACTTTTAAACAGCACTAGATGGATAGGAATTAAGCAACTTTTAAGAAAAGTTTTTCCAGAGGATTGGGATACTAGAGAATATTGTTCTTATGATGTAGGCTATCTTATTGCACCTATTTTCAATGCGGCTGGTCGTTTGGAAGATGCAAAGCAGGCTGTTAGTTTATTTATTGAAGAAGATGGTTTTAAATGTCTAACTATCATAGAGCAACTTTTAGCAAATAATAGTGAAAGAAAAAATATTCAAAAAAAGATTTTAGAGGCTTCTGTTGCTGAAATTGAGAAAAAAGAGCTATATAATAAAAACTTAATTTTAGTTGCTAACAAGTCTTTTCATCATGGAGTTATAGGGATAGTTGCTTCTAAAATTTTAGATAAATATTACAAGCCAAGTATAATTATGGAAATTAAAGAAAGTGAAGGAGTTGCAACTGCTTCTTGTAGAAGTATTGATGGCTTAAACATAGTTGAATGTCTAAATTCTGTTTCTGATATCCTAGTTAAATATGGAGGACACTCAGGAGCAGCAGGTTTTACCATAAAAATTGAAAATATAGAAGAATTCTATCAAAGAGTTGATAAATATATTGGAGAAAACTTTTCTAAGGACTTATTTGTTAAGAATATAAAAATTGAAAATATACTTGCACCTTACAAAGTAAACTATGAATTTTTAAGGGAATTAGAAATCCTAGAACCTTATGGTGCTAAAAATCATACTCCTATTTTTGCTTTTAAAAATTGTGAATATGAAAATTTAAGATTTACAAGAAATAGTACTGAGCATTTAATGTTAGATATAAAGAAAGATAATTATTACTTTAAAAATTGTATTTTCTTCGGTGGTGGAGATTACTATGATATAATTGCTAATTCAAAGAAAATTGATGTGGCTTTTAAATTGAAATTAGAAACTTTTAAAGATAGATATATGTGTAAACTTCAACTTGAAGATATTAAAAATTCTATGGAAAACACAGATTTTAATGATAATTATTTAGAATTAAATGGAAGAGATATTTCTTTCCCCATACGTACTGTAGTCTATCCTAAAAGACCTGATGTAGAAAATCCTTTAAATCTTATTTTTAACGACTATGGACTTGCTATTACTAAGGATAGAACTATTATTGAAAATATAGATGTCAATTTGGCTAATATTTTAAAAGTTTTGAAAAATGAATTTAACTATAATTTTTCTGTTGAAATAGAAAAAAAATATCTAAAAACTGAAAATATAAATTTGCATTTAAAAATTGATATTGATAGAAATATTATTTTAAAAACTTTCCCTGTAAAAGAGGCTCTAATATTTCAAGAAATAAAGAAAGAATTAATTTCTAACTTTGACTATAACTCTATACAAAAGAAAGTTTTAGCTTCAATCTTTAAAGATAAAAAAGCTACTCTTGTTGTTATGGAAAAAGGAAGAGGTATAAGAACTATTATTGAAACTATAAAGAAATACTATCTATATAAAGGAAAGACTATTTCTATTAATGATAGCTCTAAAAAAGCTGATTTTTATATATTTACTTTTGATTTTAAACATGAAGTTGACTTAGAAAATGTTATGCAAACTATAGGAAAATATAATTCTAATAATGTATTGATTATCACAAATAAAGAATTTGAACTTCCGAAATTCAATACTATTAAAGATGAATACACTGTTGCTAAAAATATTGAATATCTACCTTACTCTGAAATTGATAAAATTAAAAAGTCTGATATTTTTTATTATCCATTCTTAACAAATGAAGAAAAAGAAAAGATTTTAAATTTAATAAGCCAAGAAAAGAAGATTTTTTCAACAAGAGAAATAATCGTTCATTTTTAA